In the genome of Streptomyces lydicus, the window TGGATGCCGGTGATCAGCCCGGAGAGCCGTACCTCCCCGGTGGTGCGCCCGGAGGCGAGCAGTTCCGAGAGGGAACAGTCCCGTGCGCCGGAGAGGATGTGCTCGGCGCCGTCCAGCGGGTGGGCCGAGACGTAGAGGCCGAGCATGTCGCGTTCGGTCGCCAGGAGCTGTCTGCGGGGCCACTCCGTCTCGTCGATCGGGGAGCCGAGGCCGAAGGCCGGTCCGCCGCCCCTTTCGCCGCCTCCGTCACCACTTCCTTCGCCACCTGCTTCGCCGCCCAGGCCGGCGAAGAGATCGTCCTGTCCGAAGCTCGCCGCTTTCTTCACGGGGATGAGGGCGTCGATGGCGCTCTCGTGGACGGCGGTGAGGCCCTTGCGGGAATGGTTCAGGGAGTCGAAGGTGCCTGCCTTGATCAGGGACTCCACAGCCCGTTTGTTGAGTGCGGGCAGGTCGGCCTTGTCGAGGAAGTCGGAGAAGGAGGTGAATTTCCCTCTCCGGCGGCGGGCGTCGATGATGGCCTCGATGACCTGGTCGCCGACATTGCGCACGGACCGCAGTCCGAACCGTACGTCGTCACCGACGGCGGTGAATTCGGCGACGGACTCGTTCACGTCGGGCTGGAGGACCCGCACGCCGTTCTTGCGGGCGTCGGCGAGGTAGACCGCGGCCTTGTCCTTGTCGTCGCCGACCGAGGTGAGCAGGGCGGCCATGTACTCGGCCGGGTAGTTGGCCTTGAGGTAGGCGGTCCAGTACGAGACGAGTCCGTAGCCGGCGGTGTGGGACTTGTTGAACGCGTAGCCGGAGAACGGGAGCATGACGTCCCACAGGGCCTTGACGGCCTCTTCGCTGTACCCGTTGCCCCGCATGCCGTCGTGGAACTTGTCCCACTCCGCGGCCAGTACCTCGGGCTTCTTCTTGCCCATCGCACGCCGCAGCAGGTCGGCGCCGCCGAGGGTGTACCCGGCGAGTTCCCGGGCGATCGCCATGATCTGCTCCTGGTAGACGAGCAGATGGAAGGTGTTGCCGAGGATCGGCTCCAGGGCGTCGCGCAGCTCGGGGTGGATCGGCGTGATCTCCTCGCGGCCGGTCTTGCGGTGCGCGTAGTGGGTGTGTGCGTTGGCCGCCATCGGGCCGGGCCGGTAGAGGGCGTTGACCGCCGCGATGTCCTCGAACCGGGTGGGTTCCATCTGTTTGAGCAGCACGCGCATGCCGCCACCGTCGAGCTGGAAGACACCGAAGGTGTTGCCCTCGGCCAGCAGCCGGTACGTCTTGGCGTCGTCCAGCGGGATCACGACAGTGGACGGGGCGCCGTCCAGGGGATCCACGGTGGCCAGGCTGATGCCCCGGTTCTGGCGGATGTTCTCGATCGCCTGGTCGATCACACCCAGGTTCCGTAGCCCCAGGAAGTCCATTTTGATCAGACCCATGTCTTCGCAGGACGGGTAGTCGAAGCCGGTGATCTTCACGCCGTCCGAGGCACGCATGTGCAGCGGGATGCGGTCGGTGAGCTTCGTCTTGGAGAGGATCACCGCCGCGGCGTGCACACCCGTGCCGCGGGTGAGGCCTTCCACCCCACGGGCGGTGTCGATGACCCGCTTCACGTCCTGCTCGTTGTCGTACATCTGCCGGATCTCGCCGGCCTCGCCATACCGCTCGTGGGAGGGGGCGAAGACGGCGGCCAGCGGAGCGGACTTGCCGTTCTGGTCCGGCGGGAGCGCCTTGGTGATCCGCTCGCCGTGGGCATAGGGGTAGCCGAGGATGCGCGAGGAGTCCTTGATCGCGTTCTTGGCCTTGATCCTGCCGAACGTGTTCACCATGGCGGTGTACTCCTCGCCGTACTTCTCGGTGACATAGCGGACCATCCGGTCGCGCTGACGGTCGTCGAAATCGAGGTCCACATCCGGTGGGTTGATGCGCTCGGGGTTCAGGAACCGCTCGAAGAGCAGGCCGTGCTCCAGTGGGCACAACTCGGTGATACGGGTGGCGTAGGCGACGAGGGAGCCGGTGGCCGAACCCCGGCCCGGACCGAGCGGGATCTTGTTCTCCCGGGCGTGGCGGCAGATGTCCGCCACGACGAGGAAGTAGGAGCTGAAGCCCATGGGGCCGATGACCGACATCTCGGTCTCGAAGCGGTCCACGATGTGCTGGGGGACCGGGTCCCCGTAGCGCATCGTCAGCCCCTGGAGGACTTCCCTGCGCAGCCACGACTCCTGTGTCTCACCTTGGGGCACGTCAGGGAACTGCGGCATCTCGTCGACGTGGTCGAAGACCTCGTCATAGGACTCGATGCGCTCGGCGATCAGCAGGGTGTTGTCACAGGCTTGTGGAAGCTCCGAGAACAGACCGCGCATCTCGGCCGCGCTCTTGAGGTAGTAGCCGGAGCCGTGAAAACGGAAGCGGCCAGGGTCGTCCTTGTTCTTGCCGACGCCGATGCACAGCAGGCTGTCGTGAGCGTCGGCCTGGTCCTCGGTGACATAGTGCGCGTCATTGGTGGCCAGGAGGGGCATCTTCAATTCCCCGGCCAGACGCAGCAGGCCCTCACGCACCTCACGTTCGATGTCCAGACCGTGGTCCATCAGCTCCAGGAAGTAGTTCTCGCGGCCGAAGATCTCCTGGTAGGCCGCGGCAGCAGCCTTCGCCTCGTCATACTGGTGCAGCCGCAGGCGGGTCTGGATCTCGCCGGAGGGGCAGCCGGTGGTGGCGATGAGCCCGTCCGGCCGCCGCGCGATCAACTCCCGGTCCATGCGCGGCTTTCCGGCAGGGAACTGCCCCTCATAACTTGCCTGTGTGCTGAGCCAGAACAGATTCCGCAGGCCCTGGGCGTTCCGCGCCCACATGGTCATATGCGTGAAGCGGCCGCCGCCGGAGACATCCTTCGACCCCTCACCGTCCGCGCTCGTGGCGCGACGGCCTCCCGGCCCCCAGAACTCCTGCCTCCGGACAAAACGAGAGGAGGGTGCCACATACGCCTCGATGCCGATGATCGGCCTGATCTCTTCGAAGCCCTTCGCGACCTGCGCGAACTCGTAGGCACCGAACATGTTGCCGTGATCGCTCATGGCGACGGCGGGCATCTCCTGCCGGGCCACTTCGGCGAACATCGGCTTCAACTTCTGCGCGCCGTCCAGCATGGAGTATTCGGTGTGATTGTGCAGGTGCACGAAGGAATCCGGCATGAGTGGTCGCCTCCGGGGGAGTGGGGAGCCCCATCCCGGTCCGAGACGCGATGGTGGCTTTGGTGGTGGTGTCCGCATCGGCAGTGACGAATGGGCGGACGGCCCGAACCCACCGCGGTACGGTCGCGCCGACGGGGCGGCCAAGGGGCCGAACCGCCCGCGCGCGCCATCGGTCCGGCGGGCCCTTGAAGTGCAGGTCCGCAGCCACCCGGCTGCCGGGCAGCACGCCTCCTGTCGCGCTGTTCGCGAAACCGCACGTTGACCAGAGACATCAAAGCGAGCAAGGACTGGCGGAATCAAACAACCATTTCGCCGACCGAACTCAACGAATGGTTGTCCACCTAGAATGATCGGCGTGGACCTCATCGCCGTGCGCACCTTCGTCACCGCCGTGGACGCGGGACAGTTCCAAGAAGCCGCCGCCCACTTGTCGATCACCCCACAGGCCGTCTCCAAGCGCATCGCCGTGCTGGAAAAGGACCTCGGTGTGCAGCTGTTCAGCCGCACGGCCCGTGGAGCCCGGCTCACCATCGACGGGCAGGCGTTCCTGCCTTACGCCCGGACCCTCCTCCAGGCCGAGGAACGGGCAGCCGCTTCCGTGCGGCCGGGGCGCCGGGCGTTGCGCGTCGACGTGATCGGCCGCCGGCTCTCGGTGGCGGGCCTGCTGCGCGACTTCCACCGCGCACATCCCGGGACCGATCTCGATGTCGTGACCCTGTTGGACTCCGACTCGGCCATCGCCGCCGTCCGGGACGGGATGATCGACGCGACCTTCCGTGCCGTAACCATGCCCGGCCGGCAACTCCCTGACGGAGTCGAGGCCACTTCGGTCTTGGACGAACCGCTCCACCTGTTCACCGGACCGGCGCACGAGTTCGCCGCCGCCCGCGCGATCGCGCCCGCCCAGCTCGCCGGGCGCCGCATCTGGA includes:
- a CDS encoding LysR family transcriptional regulator translates to MDLIAVRTFVTAVDAGQFQEAAAHLSITPQAVSKRIAVLEKDLGVQLFSRTARGARLTIDGQAFLPYARTLLQAEERAAASVRPGRRALRVDVIGRRLSVAGLLRDFHRAHPGTDLDVVTLLDSDSAIAAVRDGMIDATFRAVTMPGRQLPDGVEATSVLDEPLHLFTGPAHEFAAARAIAPAQLAGRRIWMPGNLPGTEWAAYYDELAATFGLTIDSIGPHFGIEHLLDTIAESSALATFVSEQTPLVWPAGHDLRRIPLHDPTPVYPHSLIWRTDNPHPALTALRNHLASAYPGRPDSGTWTPTWAGRATRPSQVCCTEGVDL
- the dnaE gene encoding DNA polymerase III subunit alpha, producing the protein MPDSFVHLHNHTEYSMLDGAQKLKPMFAEVARQEMPAVAMSDHGNMFGAYEFAQVAKGFEEIRPIIGIEAYVAPSSRFVRRQEFWGPGGRRATSADGEGSKDVSGGGRFTHMTMWARNAQGLRNLFWLSTQASYEGQFPAGKPRMDRELIARRPDGLIATTGCPSGEIQTRLRLHQYDEAKAAAAAYQEIFGRENYFLELMDHGLDIEREVREGLLRLAGELKMPLLATNDAHYVTEDQADAHDSLLCIGVGKNKDDPGRFRFHGSGYYLKSAAEMRGLFSELPQACDNTLLIAERIESYDEVFDHVDEMPQFPDVPQGETQESWLRREVLQGLTMRYGDPVPQHIVDRFETEMSVIGPMGFSSYFLVVADICRHARENKIPLGPGRGSATGSLVAYATRITELCPLEHGLLFERFLNPERINPPDVDLDFDDRQRDRMVRYVTEKYGEEYTAMVNTFGRIKAKNAIKDSSRILGYPYAHGERITKALPPDQNGKSAPLAAVFAPSHERYGEAGEIRQMYDNEQDVKRVIDTARGVEGLTRGTGVHAAAVILSKTKLTDRIPLHMRASDGVKITGFDYPSCEDMGLIKMDFLGLRNLGVIDQAIENIRQNRGISLATVDPLDGAPSTVVIPLDDAKTYRLLAEGNTFGVFQLDGGGMRVLLKQMEPTRFEDIAAVNALYRPGPMAANAHTHYAHRKTGREEITPIHPELRDALEPILGNTFHLLVYQEQIMAIARELAGYTLGGADLLRRAMGKKKPEVLAAEWDKFHDGMRGNGYSEEAVKALWDVMLPFSGYAFNKSHTAGYGLVSYWTAYLKANYPAEYMAALLTSVGDDKDKAAVYLADARKNGVRVLQPDVNESVAEFTAVGDDVRFGLRSVRNVGDQVIEAIIDARRRRGKFTSFSDFLDKADLPALNKRAVESLIKAGTFDSLNHSRKGLTAVHESAIDALIPVKKAASFGQDDLFAGLGGEAGGEGSGDGGGERGGGPAFGLGSPIDETEWPRRQLLATERDMLGLYVSAHPLDGAEHILSGARDCSLSELLASGRTTGEVRLSGLITGIQLKVTKQGSAWAIVHLADRDAGIDVLFFPAAYQFVRHALAEDNVVSVKGKLEDRDGTVNVFGRELAVLDVSSAEHGGKPPVRLALPAHRITEQSVSELKRILADHPGDSPVHLSVRGAHKTTVYALQATVDALTLASDVKGTFGAEAWAGPECSPPRS